A single genomic interval of Arachis duranensis cultivar V14167 chromosome 7, aradu.V14167.gnm2.J7QH, whole genome shotgun sequence harbors:
- the LOC107459230 gene encoding uncharacterized protein LOC107459230 translates to MEAENGGCGGGMSFLSNGSNGSRASIRTKRKTHEESCFCGLKVAIRKSGTAENPDRLFLTCPRYRGSHCNYFKWVEDDEYEGVGEGGRKKDYGAELQVDSDCDEWRLKVAWRMGSLEAEVKALKMLIVFLFVVVVLNVIVCSLLSRSK, encoded by the exons ATGGAGGCAGAAAATGGAGGCTGTGGTGGTGGTATGTCGTTTTTGTCGAACGGCAGTAATGGTTCGAGGGCCTCAATCCGAACTAAGAGGAAAACCCATGAGGAATCATGTTTCTGTGGGTTGAAAGTTGCGATAAGAAAATCTGGGACAGCAGAGAACCCAGATAGACTATTCCTTACATGTCCAAGGTATCGG GGCAGTCACTGCAACTACTTTAAGTGGGTTGAGGATGATGAGTATGAAGGGGTGGGCGAAggtggaagaaagaaagattatGGGGCTGAGCTGCAAGTTGATAGTGACTGTGATGAATGGAGGTTGAAGGTGGCATGGAGAATGGGCAGCTTGGAAGCTGAAGTAAAAGCATTGAAAATGTTAATAGTTTTCCTATTTGTGGTAGTTGTGCTTAATGTGATTGTTTGTAGTTTGTTATCTCGTTCCAAGTAA